In Bacteroidota bacterium, the sequence TTTCATTGGTTTCATCAGCAGGCAATATATAGCCGCTTTGGGGTGCATAAACAGATAATGTATGCGGTACTTTTCCGCTTTTTTCAATTGCCGAAATCTGATTTTCTGTTAAGCCAAGCAGCAATAATTTTTCTTTTGCTTTAATAAGAAGTGAAGTTTCGTTTTGTTTTGCCAGGTAAAGATATTCTTCAAGGTATTTGCTGATTTCAGGACTGTATAATTCCAGCAGCTGTTGCCCTTTATTTACCCACTGGTAAATATATTTTACATGTATCTTTTCAATTCGTCCGCCAATACGTGAGATAATTTTATTTGTCCGTCGTTCATCAGGCACAATATAACCGTTTATATTTTTGGTTGTATTTATTGAATCAATGATTGGGCGTACTGTACGTTGTGAAGAAACCACGGCTTTGCCCGGCAGCTCATTTACAGCAGAAGGCATAACCGGGTTTTGATGCGCAGAATGGTTTTCCTTTTTGTTATTACAGGCAATACAAGCCAAAATAACAAAAAGGAAAATAATAATTATGAAATCCCTATTTCCGCTCTGTTTCATATTCATATTCTGCTTGTAGTTTTAATACCTGAGCCCATACGTCCTGTTTTTCCATTTTTTTCATCAAGAGCATTTCCCATGCATCCAGCAGCACAAAAAAGTCTCCTTTGTTTTGCCGGTATGCAAGCAGGTTGGCATCCATATTTTTTTCAAACGAAGGGATGATATTGTCCTGGTAATTAGTGAGCTGCCGCACTGTGTATTGCAACATGGCCAGCTTTTCGGCCTGCATCCGTTGTGCCATCAGTTGCATACTCTCCACTTCTTTTTGCATGGATTTGATTTCATACTGTGCTGATGCAATGCCTGATTTATACATTTTTGACGACCACGGCGCAATAGGTATAGTTATCATACCCATAATGCTAAATTGGTTTTCCATACCAAACATTTGCATGTGCTGCACCTGCACCCCAAAATCGGGCTTGGAGAAGCTGGCCATATATTTTTGTTCGTTTCGCATAGTCTCTATAAGGCCAGTCATAGCTTTAATATCACTTCTTGAAAATGTATCCTGAACCGCCTTATAGTCTTTAAGCACAAGAGCCGTATCTATAGAAAATGTGGTATTAATATCCCGGTTCAAAAGCGTGTTTATAACAATATTGCTTTCAGTTATAATCCCTTCCTGCATCAGCCGCATGTTTTTCAGTTCTTCCATCTTCGCCCTTGCTTTATAAATAGTGGTAAGCTCAGTCTGGTTATATGTGTAGCGGTCTTCGGCAGTTACTATGAGCAGCGAAAGCAGTTGCTCGCT encodes:
- a CDS encoding TolC family protein, which gives rise to MLKNNMAKILILIFSIIGACPITGLHAQDTGLLTLDSLIIRVETTYPDVLKYENRIQAYASKAEGATALMPPTFSAGISRFPYNLMMLNEEGPMNQSGLMFTLEQMITNPQKRNAKKEYYQSLGAVEQQRAEWTKNELRTAAKLYYYQRQIAASKLKILNESEQLLSLLIVTAEDRYTYNQTELTTIYKARAKMEELKNMRLMQEGIITESNIVINTLLNRDINTTFSIDTALVLKDYKAVQDTFSRSDIKAMTGLIETMRNEQKYMASFSKPDFGVQVQHMQMFGMENQFSIMGMITIPIAPWSSKMYKSGIASAQYEIKSMQKEVESMQLMAQRMQAEKLAMLQYTVRQLTNYQDNIIPSFEKNMDANLLAYRQNKGDFFVLLDAWEMLLMKKMEKQDVWAQVLKLQAEYEYETERK